A genomic window from Silene latifolia isolate original U9 population chromosome Y, ASM4854445v1, whole genome shotgun sequence includes:
- the LOC141632329 gene encoding uncharacterized protein LOC141632329 translates to MEIVGNDVVDAVKEFFTLGNMLKQIISTTLTLIFKKTRPETVADFRTIACCNVVYKIISMVICNRVAAVLPSIINETQSAFIKGRDIVDNILICHDLVRLYKRKACSPRCIMKVDLKKAYESIEFRFIEQMLQALKFPDKMVRGDRGSVSILLRVFATFSAASGLARNNENSEIYFNGMAPAEVDYMLHISGSKDRGSMQKLLMVRIRSTLEIPSSGLGENLEIHLWLASKSDHMWIKSVDHVYMKGRDWQEYTPTTNSSWTWRKICQVKDIMKAGYVNGNWSANNGVYSVSSGYKWLLGQQNKVPWLSLVWNKTSIPKHSFIGWLAIQERLLTKDRLLKFGVISDGLCFLYHHYLETHQHLLYDCHFSQQC, encoded by the exons ATGGAGATTGTTGGAAATGATGTGGTGGATGCTGTTAAAGAGTTCTTCACTTTAGGGAACATGTTGAAGCAGATTATATCTACTACCCTCACACTTATATTCAAGAAAACCAGACCAGAGACTGTTGCTGATTTCAGAACCATTGCTTGCTGCAATGTGGTCTATAAGATAATTTCAATGGTGATTTGTAATAGGGTTGCTGCTGTCCTTCCTTCTATTATCAATGAAACTCAGAGTGCTTTCATTAAAGGTAGGGATATTGTGGATAATATCCTTATATGTCATGACTTGGTAAGACTCTACAAAAGGAAAGCCTGTTCTCCAAGGTGTATCATGAAGGTGGACTTGAAAAAAGCATATGAATCTATTGAGTTTAGGTTTATTGAACAAATGCTGCAAGCTTTGAAGTTTCCTGACAAGATGGTAAG AGGCGACAGAGGATCTGTTTCTATCCTTCTTAGAGTCTTTGCCACCTTCTCAGCTGCTTCTGGTCTTGCAAGGAACAATGAAAATTCTGAGATATATTTTAATGGTATGGCTCCTGCTGAGGTGGATTATATGCTGCATATCTCTGGGTCTAAG GATAGAGGGAGTATGCAGAAATTACTTATGGTCAGGATCAGATCAACACTTGAAATTCCCAGCAGTGGCTTGGGAGAAAATCT GGAAATACACCTGTGGTTGGCATCTAAGTCTGATCACATGTGGATTAAATCGGTGgatcatgtttatatgaaaggaAGGGATTGGCAGGAGTACACTCCAACTACTAATTCAAGCTGGACTTGGCGCAAGATTTGTCAGGTGAAGGACATTATGAAAGCTGGGTATGTTAATGGCAACTGGTCTGCTAATAATGGGGTATACTCTGTGTCAAGTGGTTATAAGTGGTTACTTGGGCAACAGAATAAGGTACCCTGGCTTTCCCTTGTCTGGAACAAAACCAGTATTCCCAAGCATTCTTTTATTGGTTGGTTGGCTATCCAGGAGAGGCTACTGACCAAGGATCGCCTGCTCAAATTTGGTGTGATTTCTGATGGTTTATGTTTCCTCTATCATCATTATCTTGAGACACACCAACACTTGCTCTATGATTGCCATTTTAGTCAGCAGTGCTAG